From a region of the Fischerella sp. JS2 genome:
- a CDS encoding class I SAM-dependent methyltransferase: MQYEQQYKQEVIDFFNSRTSYDNDYTIRRTLPLLELVHLQKGQKVLDIATGTGIIAIAAAQIIGSEGKVIGVDFSLGMLEQAQQKIEELGLQNIELIEADAEDIDFKDESFDIILCSTAIVYFTDIPAALHKWYRFLKQGGIVGFSACSQESCEAPLIIEVCAKHGITMTNINEPTGTPQKCQNLLQEAGFKDIKVKSEQFGFYRSIEQAQEWNGLWFHPRENPLLQLSAEQMQELQAEYRQQIEAMATEQGVWYENMTIFATGRK, translated from the coding sequence ATGCAATACGAACAACAATACAAACAAGAAGTAATAGATTTCTTTAACAGCAGAACAAGTTACGACAACGATTACACCATTCGTCGCACTCTGCCTTTACTAGAGTTAGTTCACCTACAAAAGGGACAAAAAGTATTAGATATAGCAACTGGCACGGGTATAATTGCCATTGCTGCTGCCCAAATTATTGGCTCGGAAGGAAAAGTAATTGGAGTTGATTTTTCTTTAGGAATGCTTGAGCAAGCACAACAAAAAATTGAAGAATTAGGCTTGCAAAATATTGAGTTAATAGAAGCAGATGCAGAAGATATCGACTTTAAAGATGAAAGCTTTGATATCATTCTTTGTTCTACAGCAATCGTTTACTTTACAGATATTCCTGCTGCTTTACACAAATGGTATCGTTTTCTGAAACAAGGTGGCATTGTAGGCTTTTCTGCTTGCTCTCAAGAATCATGTGAAGCACCACTCATCATTGAAGTTTGTGCCAAACATGGTATTACAATGACAAACATTAATGAGCCAACAGGAACTCCCCAGAAGTGTCAAAATTTGCTCCAAGAAGCTGGTTTTAAAGATATTAAAGTCAAAAGCGAACAATTTGGTTTTTACCGTAGTATTGAGCAAGCTCAAGAATGGAATGGACTATGGTTTCACCCTAGAGAAAATCCCTTATTACAGCTTTCTGCGGAGCAAATGCAAGAATTACAAGCAGAGTATCGTCAACAAATAGAAGCAATGGCAACAGAACAAGGTGTTTGGTATGAAAATATGACTATTTTCGCAACTGGCCGTAAATGA